In Persicimonas caeni, a single window of DNA contains:
- a CDS encoding serine/threonine-protein kinase has product MMPHDPSEHVENMPGVGDLIGGRYRLESVIGHGALGTVMRAQHITMGGEFAVKLLRPEISNHPTIRRRLIQRVHQAQALHHPNNCRLYDFGQAAGSLYLVSELLYGATLQTIIERGAPYPVGWVIDIGMQMLDGLGEAHDQNFVHRNLKPRNVFLLPRRHGGQQVKILDYGLASSLDSLPQDDEEDDDREAEICGTAAYLAPETLVKQVSGKPTDVYAVGLILIEMLTGEQVFRGDSLAQVLYRQIHTSVRLPAKLAWTSLGKVLLKAVSKHPDNRFPDADAFYDALEQASDTTASYFRLDPSDLEPEDEPMSPDLLARLLKKQRRGRRSDRDGGDGGDDSDADDAEPEAFSQSSAGSFSQREEASSVFPLTPPPIPMPHRQPKADPSPGPPGRRLRGRDASDEGSRAPGMRVTHPLREVGEAETFPRMSFPRHRAQAPSEFDDRQFDDSQATAVGRAQHWRRWLAHQWAVAVEPLGRGGWARRAPLVAFTLLLSLAGVGLYLILS; this is encoded by the coding sequence ATGATGCCGCACGACCCGAGCGAGCATGTCGAGAACATGCCCGGGGTCGGTGATCTGATTGGAGGACGGTATCGCCTGGAATCAGTCATCGGTCACGGAGCGCTGGGCACCGTGATGCGGGCCCAGCACATCACCATGGGCGGAGAATTCGCCGTCAAGCTGTTGCGTCCCGAGATCTCGAACCATCCGACGATCCGGCGCCGGCTCATCCAGCGCGTTCACCAGGCCCAGGCCCTTCACCATCCCAACAACTGCCGGCTGTACGATTTCGGCCAGGCCGCCGGCTCGCTGTATCTGGTCAGCGAGCTTCTGTACGGCGCCACGCTGCAGACGATCATCGAGCGCGGCGCGCCGTATCCGGTGGGCTGGGTCATCGACATCGGCATGCAGATGCTGGACGGACTGGGGGAGGCGCACGACCAAAACTTCGTGCACCGCAACCTCAAGCCGCGCAACGTCTTCTTGTTGCCGCGGCGCCACGGCGGCCAGCAGGTCAAGATCTTGGACTACGGGCTCGCCTCGAGCCTCGACTCGCTGCCGCAGGACGACGAGGAGGACGACGACCGCGAGGCCGAGATCTGCGGCACCGCCGCCTACCTGGCCCCCGAGACGCTGGTCAAGCAGGTCTCGGGCAAGCCCACCGACGTGTACGCGGTGGGGTTGATCCTCATCGAGATGCTCACCGGCGAGCAGGTCTTCCGGGGCGACTCGTTGGCCCAGGTGCTCTACCGCCAGATCCATACCAGCGTGCGTCTGCCGGCCAAGCTGGCGTGGACGTCGCTGGGCAAGGTGCTCTTGAAGGCGGTCAGCAAGCATCCGGACAACCGCTTTCCCGACGCCGACGCGTTCTACGACGCCCTCGAGCAGGCCTCCGACACGACCGCGTCGTACTTTCGACTCGACCCGAGCGACCTCGAGCCCGAAGACGAGCCGATGTCGCCCGATCTGCTGGCGCGCTTGCTCAAAAAGCAGCGCCGCGGCCGTCGCTCCGACCGCGACGGCGGCGACGGCGGCGACGACTCGGACGCCGATGACGCAGAGCCCGAGGCCTTCTCGCAATCTTCTGCAGGCAGCTTTTCGCAGCGCGAGGAGGCGTCGTCGGTGTTCCCGCTGACACCGCCGCCGATCCCGATGCCCCACCGACAACCCAAAGCCGACCCGTCGCCCGGGCCGCCCGGCCGGCGCCTGCGCGGGCGCGATGCGTCGGACGAGGGGAGCCGAGCGCCGGGTATGCGTGTGACTCACCCGCTACGCGAGGTCGGCGAGGCCGAAACGTTTCCGCGCATGTCGTTTCCGCGCCACCGCGCCCAAGCGCCCTCTGAGTTTGACGACCGCCAGTTCGACGACAGCCAGGCGACTGCTGTGGGTCGCGCCCAGCATTGGCGCCGTTGGCTCGCCCACCAGTGGGCCGTCGCCGTCGAGCCGCTCGGCCGCGGCGGGTGGGCCCGACGCGCGCCGCTGGTCGCCTTTACGCTGCTCCTGTCACTCGCCGGCGTGGGCCTCTACCTGATTCTCAGCTAG
- the cysS gene encoding cysteine--tRNA ligase — protein MAADTATELREIKIFDTLSGDKKVLEPIEPGKVGMYVCGVTVYDLTHIGHARVFVVFDVVQRFLRHVGYDVTYVRNHTDVDDKIIERANEVGKDPLELAQNFIEELDRDMGALGVAHADEEPKVSTHIDAIIDMVEKLVDNGYAYESDGDVYYRVEKFDGYGKLSHRKLEDMESGRSGRVEAQAADKKEHPFDFTLWKKSKEGEPSWESPWGQGRPGWHIECSAMSTTYLGATFDIHGGGRDLVFPHHENEIAQSEGATGQEFAKSWMHVGMVNVSETTDDGEKIERKMSKSLGNFWTTRDVLQGFHPEAVRYFFHTTHYRKPITYSLENLEEATDRVEYYYTTLKRIDDALARAEFSMDNPPAEANWVEGTDEVLDGFHARFEGALADDFNTPRAIAVLGEVAKVGNELTQSNKKPGADVAWTLYNVGKLMRHAGGVLGVLGREPMDALLEIRDLKAAALDIDPADIDQKIAERKEARANKDWDRADAIRDELAAMDVEIMDRAEGTSWRFK, from the coding sequence ATGGCAGCGGACACCGCCACAGAGCTTCGCGAGATCAAAATTTTCGACACCCTCTCGGGTGACAAGAAAGTGCTCGAGCCCATCGAGCCGGGCAAAGTGGGGATGTATGTGTGTGGTGTGACGGTCTACGACCTGACCCACATCGGCCACGCGCGGGTGTTCGTGGTGTTCGACGTCGTCCAGCGCTTTTTGCGCCACGTGGGCTACGACGTGACCTACGTGCGCAACCACACCGACGTGGACGACAAGATCATCGAGCGGGCCAACGAGGTGGGCAAAGACCCGCTGGAGCTGGCCCAGAACTTCATCGAAGAGCTCGACCGCGACATGGGCGCGCTGGGCGTGGCCCACGCCGACGAGGAGCCGAAGGTTTCGACCCACATCGACGCCATCATCGACATGGTCGAGAAGCTGGTCGACAACGGCTACGCCTACGAGTCCGACGGCGACGTGTACTACCGGGTCGAGAAATTCGACGGGTACGGCAAGCTGTCGCACCGCAAGCTCGAGGACATGGAGTCGGGTCGCTCGGGGCGCGTCGAGGCGCAGGCCGCCGACAAAAAGGAGCATCCCTTCGACTTCACGCTGTGGAAGAAGTCCAAAGAGGGCGAGCCGAGCTGGGAGTCGCCCTGGGGCCAGGGCCGTCCGGGCTGGCATATCGAGTGCTCGGCGATGAGCACGACCTACCTGGGGGCGACCTTCGACATCCACGGCGGCGGGCGCGACCTGGTGTTCCCGCACCACGAAAACGAGATCGCCCAGTCCGAAGGGGCCACCGGCCAAGAGTTCGCCAAGAGCTGGATGCACGTGGGCATGGTCAACGTCTCGGAGACGACCGACGACGGCGAGAAGATCGAGCGCAAGATGTCCAAATCGCTGGGCAACTTCTGGACCACGCGCGACGTGCTCCAGGGGTTCCACCCGGAGGCGGTGCGCTACTTCTTCCACACCACCCACTACCGCAAGCCGATCACCTACTCGCTGGAGAACCTCGAGGAGGCGACCGACCGCGTCGAGTACTACTACACCACGCTCAAGCGCATCGACGATGCCCTGGCGCGCGCGGAGTTCTCGATGGACAACCCGCCGGCGGAGGCCAACTGGGTCGAGGGGACCGACGAGGTGCTCGACGGCTTCCACGCCCGCTTCGAAGGGGCGCTGGCCGACGACTTCAACACCCCGCGGGCCATCGCCGTGCTCGGCGAGGTCGCCAAGGTGGGCAACGAGCTGACCCAGTCGAACAAGAAGCCGGGCGCGGACGTGGCCTGGACGCTCTACAACGTCGGCAAGCTGATGCGCCACGCCGGCGGCGTGCTCGGCGTGCTCGGCCGCGAGCCGATGGACGCGCTGCTCGAGATCCGCGACCTCAAGGCCGCCGCGCTCGACATCGACCCGGCCGACATCGACCAGAAGATCGCCGAGCGCAAAGAGGCGCGCGCCAACAAGGATTGGGACCGCGCCGACGCCATCCGCGACGAATTGGCGGCGATGGACGTCGAGATCATGGATCGGGCCGAAGGGACGAGCTGGCGGTTCAAGTAA
- the trhO gene encoding oxygen-dependent tRNA uridine(34) hydroxylase TrhO, with amino-acid sequence MQDQERTTNLAFYKFTPIADPAALRDELQELCESLGIKGTILLAHEGINAMLAGSPEACERLEGAITAVDDIGELWFKRSESREVPFGKLVVKVKPEIVTMRVDGVDACAATGKQLPPETFRDWLRGGEEMIVIDTRNDYEYDLGTFRGAINPNTAAFHEFPEYVEQRRDELQDTKVVMFCTGGIRCEKATSWMLDEGLGDVYQLEGGVLNYFERIEDADKDWQGELFVFDGRVAVDTRLAETDTVLCDECGAPVRGGVEPVCGCAGRAKDE; translated from the coding sequence ATGCAAGACCAAGAACGAACGACGAACCTCGCCTTCTACAAGTTCACGCCCATCGCCGACCCGGCCGCGCTGCGCGACGAGCTCCAGGAGCTGTGTGAGTCACTGGGCATCAAGGGCACGATCCTGCTCGCCCACGAGGGCATCAACGCCATGCTCGCCGGCTCGCCCGAGGCGTGTGAGCGGCTCGAGGGGGCGATCACGGCCGTCGACGACATCGGCGAGCTGTGGTTCAAGCGGTCTGAATCGCGCGAGGTGCCGTTCGGCAAGCTGGTGGTCAAGGTCAAGCCCGAGATCGTGACCATGCGCGTCGACGGGGTCGATGCGTGCGCGGCCACCGGCAAGCAGCTGCCGCCGGAGACGTTTCGCGACTGGCTGCGCGGCGGCGAAGAGATGATCGTCATCGACACTCGCAACGACTACGAGTACGACCTCGGCACCTTCCGCGGTGCCATCAACCCGAACACCGCCGCCTTCCATGAGTTCCCCGAGTACGTCGAGCAACGAAGGGACGAGCTGCAGGACACGAAGGTCGTGATGTTCTGCACCGGCGGCATCCGCTGCGAGAAGGCCACGAGCTGGATGCTCGACGAGGGCCTGGGCGACGTCTACCAACTCGAGGGCGGCGTCCTGAACTACTTCGAGCGCATCGAAGACGCCGACAAGGACTGGCAGGGCGAGCTCTTCGTCTTCGACGGCCGCGTCGCCGTCGACACGCGCCTCGCGGAGACCGATACGGTCTTGTGCGACGAGTGCGGCGCGCCGGTCCGAGGCGGAGTCGAGCCGGTGTGCGGGTGCGCGGGGCGAGCGAAGGACGAATAA